In Marisediminicola antarctica, one DNA window encodes the following:
- a CDS encoding NosD domain-containing protein: MPSTIYDVTTWTIPSSPDTTAFTDIGAIINSIIADIKINQPSQASKPGAVVYIPPGDYSLKTRVVVDISYLQIKGSGHGFTSSSIRYNAGSTATWHEVWPGGSRIRVENTDGNAEAFLINRGGSPRLSSIEFLDFCLDGVSFTPNQNSYLNGKIGIRSTSDTDSLRITGMGMVYLQRGIVITGADALSVTNNFIAECGSCIELVGSGQACVVNDNLIGAGPLGFSIFAENHFGLLISGNNVFPRGKSMVHLKACTNSTVTANRLHNFYPGMIVLEAACANNLVASNHFLRQRESFPPFHGVSNGWDDLYGLVHVNGSGNTVVSNHFSFDVPPSSITPSGATPTIVLVKSGANNYIATNHTIANAAVKTVVLDGSTTNTKVLDCGTNGEFNPLAGATFGFRATP, from the coding sequence ATGCCCTCGACGATCTACGACGTCACGACCTGGACGATACCGAGCAGCCCAGACACGACCGCCTTTACCGACATCGGCGCGATCATCAACAGCATCATCGCCGATATCAAGATCAACCAGCCAAGCCAGGCATCGAAGCCCGGAGCTGTCGTCTACATCCCGCCCGGGGACTACTCACTCAAGACACGGGTCGTCGTCGACATCAGCTACCTGCAGATCAAGGGATCCGGTCACGGATTCACCTCGTCGAGCATCCGCTACAACGCCGGCAGCACGGCAACCTGGCACGAAGTCTGGCCCGGAGGCAGCCGCATCCGCGTGGAAAACACCGATGGCAATGCCGAGGCGTTCCTCATCAATCGCGGGGGCAGCCCTCGTCTCTCGTCCATCGAGTTCCTCGACTTCTGTCTCGACGGCGTCTCGTTCACCCCGAACCAGAACAGCTACCTCAACGGCAAAATCGGAATTCGGTCGACGAGCGACACCGACTCGCTTCGCATCACCGGAATGGGGATGGTCTACCTCCAGCGCGGGATCGTCATCACCGGCGCCGACGCGCTCTCGGTGACGAACAACTTCATCGCGGAGTGCGGCAGTTGCATCGAGCTCGTCGGATCGGGCCAGGCATGCGTGGTCAACGACAACCTCATCGGCGCTGGCCCGCTCGGTTTCTCGATCTTTGCCGAGAACCACTTCGGGCTGCTCATCTCGGGCAACAACGTATTTCCGCGCGGCAAGAGCATGGTGCACCTCAAAGCGTGTACAAACTCAACGGTCACGGCTAACCGGCTACACAACTTCTACCCCGGAATGATCGTGCTCGAAGCGGCGTGTGCGAACAACCTCGTCGCCTCGAACCACTTCTTGCGCCAGCGGGAATCCTTCCCGCCATTCCACGGAGTCTCAAACGGCTGGGATGACCTGTACGGCCTCGTGCACGTCAACGGCTCCGGCAACACCGTCGTGTCGAATCACTTCTCGTTCGATGTTCCCCCGTCCAGCATCACGCCGTCGGGAGCGACCCCCACGATCGTGCTCGTGAAGTCGGGTGCGAACAACTACATCGCGACGAACCACACGATCGCAAACGCCGCCGTCAAGACCGTCGTGCTCGACGGCAGCACGACGAATACAAAGGTGTTGGATTGCGGAACGAACGGGGAGTTCAATCCCCTTGCCGGCGCGACCTTCGGGTTTCGCGCAACTCCCTAA
- the arfB gene encoding alternative ribosome rescue aminoacyl-tRNA hydrolase ArfB has protein sequence MDLEVSPSLTIPAAELGWRFSRSSGPGGQHVNTSDTRVELSWSVADSAVLSESERMLLLGRLARRLVDGVVTVSASEQRSQLRNREIALAKLADLVAAGLAPDAAPRRPTTPTRGSNRRRLAAKGQRAVTKQTRRRPPAE, from the coding sequence ATGGATCTCGAGGTGTCGCCCTCGCTGACGATTCCCGCGGCGGAACTGGGCTGGCGGTTCTCGCGGTCGTCCGGGCCGGGCGGTCAGCACGTGAACACCTCGGACACCCGGGTCGAACTCTCCTGGAGCGTCGCCGACTCGGCCGTGCTCTCCGAGAGCGAGCGGATGCTGCTCCTCGGCCGGCTCGCCCGCCGCCTCGTTGACGGGGTGGTCACCGTGAGCGCCTCCGAGCAGCGCTCCCAGCTGCGCAACCGCGAGATCGCGCTGGCGAAACTTGCCGACCTCGTCGCCGCGGGACTCGCCCCGGATGCCGCTCCGCGCCGACCGACCACACCGACGCGTGGTTCGAATCGGAGGCGGCTCGCCGCCAAGGGACAGCGGGCGGTGACGAAACAGACCCGTCGGCGCCCGCCCGCCGAGTAG
- a CDS encoding ricin-type beta-trefoil lectin domain protein has product MNDINAPLYYRGVYHLFYQHNPHGLAWDAMHWGHATSTDMLHWIQKPIALEPGVHPGNLWSGAGWVDANNVTGLKTGTHDPILLFTGTEGVSIAYSVDGAETFQNYNGGTKVITIATESRDPKVQWDPATNRWIMSIFKAGTGAVFYTSTNLLSWTYRGEYAANWFVECPDLYQLPVDGNSAATKWVLQDASGEYVIGSLNANGVFVSDWAAPQRMEWGLSSAAFAPSTWYAPLTFNQLPSGRVVQLGWQPSNAGVTWTGNASLPVELGLKTYPEGIRITRNPISEISTIRTSTQSWGSRTITTSAASDPLLGINADTYELTAVFDVAGATANEFGFRLHARSDGSSDRTVAYNRSAQSLYGIPMPPINNSVTMRIIVDRGQLEIFGNGGKTVVSDNVNFNSASSSQGIKLFATGGSVTLRSLSFSPLGSTWVTAAGGTGLNGGIVSTTRQDMCVDRDVATGKAQIWDCLANPNQTWALDGFGALTTGGACLQTPAGVTANMTPVTIATCTGSPHQKWRQGNFGSLVNEQSGRCLDIPAANWTNGNQLQIFDCVGTANQSWLAPAYTAPVGQISWSTSSKCVDRDVATGKAQIWDCLGNSNQNWRLTVNGTLVSGATCLQLPSGATANGTFVSVAACDGGLNQVWSRNSDGSFTNLASGRCLDLDAGITTNGRQLITWTCVGGPNQTWAGPA; this is encoded by the coding sequence ATGAACGACATCAATGCTCCGTTGTACTACCGGGGTGTCTACCACCTCTTCTACCAGCACAACCCGCACGGTCTCGCGTGGGACGCCATGCACTGGGGACACGCGACGAGCACCGACATGCTGCACTGGATACAAAAGCCAATTGCCCTCGAGCCGGGTGTGCACCCGGGCAATCTGTGGAGCGGAGCGGGCTGGGTCGACGCCAACAACGTCACCGGGCTCAAGACTGGAACGCACGACCCGATCCTGCTCTTCACCGGCACCGAGGGCGTCAGCATTGCGTACTCGGTCGACGGAGCAGAGACCTTCCAGAATTACAACGGCGGCACGAAAGTCATCACGATCGCAACCGAAAGCCGCGACCCGAAGGTACAGTGGGATCCGGCGACCAATCGCTGGATCATGTCGATCTTCAAGGCCGGCACAGGCGCCGTTTTCTACACCTCGACGAATCTGCTGAGCTGGACCTACCGCGGCGAGTATGCCGCGAATTGGTTCGTCGAGTGCCCCGACCTCTACCAGCTTCCCGTCGACGGCAACTCGGCCGCCACGAAGTGGGTGCTCCAGGATGCGAGCGGCGAATATGTCATCGGGTCCCTCAATGCCAACGGTGTCTTTGTCTCCGATTGGGCAGCTCCGCAACGGATGGAGTGGGGCCTGTCGAGCGCCGCATTCGCGCCATCCACCTGGTACGCGCCACTTACGTTCAACCAGCTGCCCTCCGGTCGCGTCGTGCAGCTGGGTTGGCAACCGAGCAACGCGGGCGTGACCTGGACGGGCAATGCTTCACTGCCCGTCGAGCTCGGCCTGAAAACGTATCCCGAGGGAATCCGCATCACACGCAATCCGATCTCTGAGATCTCGACGATCCGCACCTCGACCCAGTCCTGGGGGAGTCGAACGATCACGACGAGCGCGGCATCCGACCCGCTCCTTGGGATCAACGCCGATACCTACGAACTGACGGCCGTCTTCGATGTGGCGGGAGCCACGGCAAACGAGTTCGGATTCCGGTTGCACGCACGCTCGGATGGCTCAAGCGACCGAACCGTCGCCTACAACCGCTCGGCTCAATCGCTCTATGGAATCCCGATGCCGCCCATCAACAATTCGGTGACGATGAGAATCATCGTCGACCGTGGGCAACTCGAGATCTTCGGCAACGGCGGCAAGACGGTCGTGAGTGACAACGTCAACTTCAACTCGGCGTCCTCGAGCCAGGGCATCAAGCTCTTCGCGACGGGCGGGTCGGTGACGCTGCGCTCCCTAAGTTTTTCGCCGCTCGGATCGACGTGGGTAACGGCGGCTGGAGGAACCGGGCTCAACGGCGGAATCGTGTCGACAACCCGCCAGGACATGTGTGTTGATCGCGATGTCGCGACCGGCAAGGCGCAGATCTGGGATTGCTTGGCCAACCCGAATCAGACCTGGGCGCTCGACGGTTTCGGCGCTCTGACAACTGGAGGAGCGTGCCTGCAGACGCCAGCCGGCGTGACAGCCAACATGACGCCTGTCACGATTGCCACGTGCACCGGGAGCCCGCATCAGAAGTGGAGGCAAGGAAACTTCGGATCACTCGTCAACGAACAATCCGGCCGCTGCCTCGATATCCCGGCAGCAAACTGGACGAACGGCAACCAGCTGCAGATCTTTGATTGCGTCGGCACAGCAAACCAGAGCTGGCTCGCGCCCGCCTACACGGCGCCGGTCGGTCAGATCTCGTGGAGCACGTCATCCAAGTGCGTTGATCGTGATGTCGCGACCGGCAAAGCCCAGATCTGGGACTGCCTCGGCAATTCGAACCAGAACTGGCGCCTCACGGTCAACGGCACCCTCGTTTCGGGCGCGACGTGCTTGCAATTGCCGTCAGGGGCGACCGCCAACGGCACTTTCGTCAGTGTCGCGGCCTGCGACGGCGGCCTCAACCAGGTGTGGAGCCGCAACTCCGACGGTTCGTTCACGAATCTCGCCTCGGGCAGATGCCTCGACTTGGATGCGGGAATCACGACCAACGGACGGCAACTGATCACCTGGACCTGCGTCGGCGGCCCCAACCAGACCTGGGCCGGACCAGCGTAG
- a CDS encoding SCO1664 family protein, whose protein sequence is MPEATDGDGELALTGRITTASNATFLAQLDGVPVVYKPIAGEHPLWDFPDGNLASREVAAYLVSESFDWNVVPRTWLREGPLGPGMVQLWQNVDPDQSAVDLVAAEDVPDEGWRHVFDGTDERDRAVALIHEDSAALRRMAVFDIVVNNADRKGAHVLAMADGHRHGVDHGITFHSQHKLRTVLWGWLGEPLTADELDGIDRVRADLDGALGDTLAGLLGSHEIAALVERCDRLQSTGLFPAPRGAMPAVPWPLF, encoded by the coding sequence ATGCCGGAGGCCACCGACGGCGACGGTGAGCTCGCGCTCACCGGTCGGATCACGACGGCCTCGAATGCGACCTTCCTCGCCCAGCTCGACGGGGTGCCGGTCGTCTACAAGCCCATCGCCGGCGAGCATCCGCTCTGGGATTTCCCCGACGGCAATCTCGCCAGCCGGGAGGTCGCGGCGTACCTGGTCTCGGAGTCGTTCGACTGGAATGTGGTGCCGCGCACCTGGCTGCGCGAGGGCCCCCTCGGCCCCGGGATGGTGCAACTCTGGCAGAACGTGGACCCCGATCAGAGCGCCGTCGACCTGGTCGCGGCGGAGGACGTGCCCGACGAGGGATGGCGTCACGTCTTCGACGGCACCGATGAGCGCGACCGGGCGGTGGCGCTCATCCACGAGGACTCCGCGGCGCTGCGTCGAATGGCCGTATTCGACATCGTCGTCAATAACGCCGATCGCAAGGGCGCACACGTGCTCGCGATGGCGGATGGCCATCGCCACGGAGTCGACCACGGAATCACCTTCCATTCACAGCACAAGCTGCGCACGGTGCTCTGGGGGTGGCTGGGAGAACCGCTCACCGCCGACGAGCTCGACGGGATCGATCGGGTTCGCGCCGACCTCGACGGCGCGCTCGGCGATACGCTCGCCGGGCTGCTCGGCAGTCACGAGATCGCGGCGCTCGTCGAACGCTGCGACCGGCTGCAGTCCACTGGCCTGTTTCCCGCCCCGCGGGGCGCCATGCCCGCGGTGCCCTGGCCGCTGTTCTAG
- a CDS encoding ABC transporter substrate-binding protein has translation MMPRNLRSRRAAIAGTALISVAALALTGCGAGGGGTGASGATELTVLVEGGGLAELQPIADLYTEETGTEIKLVELPYDGLYDRIQTELSSGAVSFDIAALDAIWLTAFADGVAPLDDLFTEEVKSDLFPGLVAEAQIDDTYVGMPIFTNSEILYYRTDLFEDPTNMSDFETEFGYPLAPPTTWEQYTDVAKFFTRDTDGDGEIDLYGTDVKGAVETEWLATVSQAGEEQMILDPATGEVTIDSAEHLEALDFYTSLLPYAPAGASQLDWAGSQNLFYQGQLAMMRFWGHAYTQTPEDAAVAGNIGAAPMIGGPGGVAGVPGAWYLSVPTATEKQDEAKDFIAFAFEHNELSIDTSLGLVSRISAFESQKDVAGRENYPAILETLNSPATFARPASPKWQEIVNTVLTPMLQKAVEPGADNAALLEDAKSQIEAIIK, from the coding sequence ATGATGCCTCGCAACCTACGCAGCAGACGCGCTGCGATCGCTGGCACGGCCCTCATTTCTGTCGCAGCACTAGCACTCACCGGTTGTGGTGCGGGCGGAGGCGGCACCGGCGCAAGTGGAGCTACCGAACTCACCGTCCTCGTCGAAGGCGGCGGGCTCGCCGAGCTCCAGCCCATCGCCGACCTCTACACGGAGGAGACGGGCACCGAAATCAAGCTCGTCGAGCTTCCCTACGACGGTCTGTACGACCGCATCCAAACCGAGCTGTCATCCGGGGCTGTGTCGTTCGATATCGCCGCTCTTGACGCCATCTGGTTGACCGCATTCGCCGACGGCGTCGCTCCCCTCGACGACCTGTTCACTGAAGAGGTGAAGTCCGATCTGTTCCCGGGCCTCGTCGCAGAAGCGCAGATCGACGACACCTACGTCGGCATGCCCATCTTCACGAACTCAGAGATCCTCTACTACCGCACGGACCTCTTCGAAGACCCGACCAACATGTCGGACTTCGAGACCGAGTTCGGCTACCCGCTCGCTCCGCCCACGACGTGGGAGCAGTACACCGACGTCGCGAAGTTCTTCACTCGCGATACCGACGGAGACGGCGAAATCGACCTCTACGGCACCGACGTCAAGGGCGCGGTCGAGACCGAATGGCTCGCGACAGTCTCGCAGGCCGGCGAAGAGCAGATGATCCTGGACCCGGCAACGGGCGAAGTCACGATCGACAGTGCCGAGCACCTCGAAGCGCTGGACTTCTACACGAGCTTGCTTCCCTATGCGCCCGCCGGAGCTTCTCAGCTCGACTGGGCCGGTTCGCAGAACCTCTTCTACCAGGGACAACTCGCGATGATGCGCTTCTGGGGTCACGCCTACACGCAGACTCCCGAGGATGCGGCGGTCGCTGGCAACATCGGCGCGGCACCCATGATCGGTGGCCCAGGAGGCGTGGCAGGAGTTCCCGGTGCGTGGTACCTCTCGGTGCCGACCGCAACAGAAAAGCAGGACGAGGCGAAAGACTTCATCGCCTTCGCCTTCGAACACAACGAGCTCTCGATCGATACCTCGCTCGGGCTTGTGTCTCGCATTTCGGCATTCGAATCGCAGAAGGATGTCGCGGGCCGCGAGAACTACCCCGCCATCCTCGAGACGCTCAACTCGCCGGCAACGTTCGCGCGACCTGCTTCGCCGAAGTGGCAGGAGATCGTGAACACCGTCCTCACCCCCATGCTGCAGAAGGCTGTGGAGCCGGGTGCTGACAATGCGGCGCTCCTGGAGGATGCCAAGTCGCAGATCGAAGCGATCATCAAGTAG
- a CDS encoding NAD(P)/FAD-dependent oxidoreductase → MTDSPQDHAWVTKTSTAIEHHRVVIIGGGNAGLSVAGRLRRSGVDDVVVVEPRDHHLYQPMFSHIAGGTARAGMAVRPQASVMPRGVRWIRDRVVDVVPEASTVTLASGRRITFDQVVVCPGIQRDWDRVPGLTEAMDSPVGASNYEFDLARKASRLLRDVRQGTVVFTQPAGPATCAGAAQKPMYLACDYWRATGVLKHIRVVMLVPDKTVFGIPAIDRELERKIAQYGIELRCETELLEVDAENLTVTIGRAAGVETESIVYDVLHAVPPQSAPDWLKATSLSAPGTPGGFVDVDPRTLRHLRYPNVWSLGDAAATTNSKSGGALREQSLVLSKNLAAAINGDAPSETYSGYSVCPFTVSRSTVVFAEFDDEYSQKPTVPFWKGLARERRLTWVLDRHILPWVYWHLILKGRA, encoded by the coding sequence ATGACTGATTCCCCTCAGGACCACGCTTGGGTGACGAAAACCAGCACGGCCATCGAGCACCACCGCGTGGTGATCATCGGTGGGGGAAACGCCGGGCTCTCGGTCGCAGGCCGCCTGCGCCGCTCCGGGGTCGATGACGTCGTGGTGGTCGAGCCGCGAGACCACCACCTGTACCAGCCGATGTTCTCGCACATCGCCGGTGGAACCGCGCGGGCCGGGATGGCCGTCCGGCCCCAGGCTTCGGTGATGCCGAGGGGTGTGCGGTGGATCCGGGACCGCGTCGTCGATGTCGTGCCGGAGGCCAGCACCGTGACTCTCGCGTCGGGCCGCCGCATCACCTTCGACCAGGTGGTGGTGTGCCCGGGAATCCAAAGGGACTGGGACCGCGTGCCGGGCCTGACCGAGGCGATGGACTCGCCCGTTGGCGCGTCCAACTACGAGTTCGACCTCGCGAGAAAGGCCTCCCGGCTGCTGCGGGATGTCAGACAGGGCACCGTGGTCTTCACTCAGCCAGCCGGACCGGCGACCTGCGCGGGTGCCGCACAGAAGCCGATGTATCTTGCGTGCGACTACTGGCGGGCGACCGGGGTACTGAAGCACATCCGAGTGGTGATGCTCGTGCCCGACAAAACCGTCTTCGGCATCCCCGCGATCGACCGCGAACTCGAGCGGAAGATCGCGCAGTATGGAATCGAGCTGAGGTGCGAGACCGAACTGCTCGAGGTGGATGCCGAGAATCTCACGGTCACCATCGGCCGGGCGGCCGGGGTCGAGACCGAGAGCATCGTGTATGACGTGCTCCACGCGGTGCCGCCGCAGTCTGCACCCGACTGGCTGAAGGCCACCAGCCTGTCGGCGCCGGGCACTCCCGGAGGCTTCGTCGACGTCGACCCGCGGACCCTCCGCCACCTCAGGTACCCGAACGTGTGGTCGCTCGGTGATGCCGCTGCAACCACGAACTCCAAGTCAGGCGGAGCACTGCGCGAGCAAAGCCTCGTGTTGTCGAAGAATCTGGCCGCCGCCATCAACGGCGACGCGCCTTCGGAGACCTACAGCGGCTATTCGGTGTGCCCGTTCACCGTCTCGCGTTCGACAGTCGTCTTCGCCGAGTTCGACGACGAGTACAGCCAAAAGCCGACGGTTCCTTTCTGGAAGGGCCTCGCGCGGGAGCGGCGTCTCACCTGGGTTCTCGACCGCCACATTCTGCCCTGGGTGTACTGGCACCTGATCCTCAAGGGTCGCGCCTGA
- a CDS encoding carbohydrate ABC transporter permease, translating into MIGLETNRRSSRIFLWIALAVVLVAYGFPFLYLTLTSFKTPLDAIAVPPTVFPSEWTLENYVTALSKDGVIPALVNSVVTAVLSTGFSLVLAVPAAYAITRYKTVPGQVFVVAALVTRMVPTIAIGAPLVETMRTLGISDTSLALAIAHTTISLPLSIWLMASFFEAVPDELEEAAKVDGASRLGALWRVVLPVVSGGLAVTAIFAFLASWNEFLFSLLLTSVRAQTTPIVIANFQTQFGLDWGGMTALAAIYSIPVILLTLALQRHIVAGLTLGAVKG; encoded by the coding sequence GTGATCGGCCTCGAAACCAACCGACGATCATCGCGGATTTTTCTCTGGATTGCCCTTGCGGTTGTTCTGGTCGCCTACGGGTTTCCGTTTCTGTACCTGACGCTGACCTCGTTCAAGACGCCGCTGGATGCCATCGCGGTGCCGCCAACCGTCTTCCCCTCGGAGTGGACGCTCGAGAACTACGTGACCGCGCTCAGCAAAGACGGGGTCATCCCGGCACTCGTCAACAGCGTCGTAACTGCCGTCTTGAGCACCGGTTTCTCGCTCGTGCTTGCCGTGCCCGCGGCCTACGCGATCACCCGCTACAAGACCGTGCCCGGGCAGGTATTCGTTGTCGCGGCCCTCGTCACGCGCATGGTGCCGACAATTGCGATTGGTGCGCCGCTCGTCGAGACGATGCGCACCCTCGGGATAAGCGATACCTCGCTTGCGCTGGCTATCGCGCACACGACGATCTCCCTCCCTCTCTCCATCTGGTTGATGGCGAGTTTCTTCGAGGCAGTTCCGGATGAACTCGAGGAGGCGGCCAAGGTCGATGGCGCGTCGCGTCTGGGAGCGCTGTGGCGAGTGGTCCTTCCCGTGGTGTCAGGTGGGCTGGCTGTCACAGCGATCTTCGCCTTCCTTGCGTCCTGGAACGAATTCCTCTTCTCCCTCCTGCTCACCTCGGTGCGAGCGCAGACCACGCCGATCGTCATAGCGAACTTCCAAACACAGTTCGGGCTGGACTGGGGAGGCATGACCGCGCTCGCCGCGATCTACTCGATCCCCGTCATCCTGCTCACGCTCGCACTCCAGAGGCACATTGTCGCCGGCCTGACTTTGGGCGCGGTCAAGGGCTGA
- a CDS encoding histidine phosphatase family protein, whose amino-acid sequence MATVILVRHGRTTANADGTLAGRTPGVLLDDIGRAQAALTGERLAVVPLVGVVSSPLERCRQTSQLILDHQTGSPAAPVDEDITECDYGQWQGRALSELAKEPLWSVVQAQPSAAVFPGGESLAAMQSRAVAAIRRHDAAFEAEHGPGAVWVAVSHGDIIKSILADALGMHLDLFQRINVGPASVSIVRYGTSRPSVHAANTDAGDLSWLAASTPAADAPVGGGAGTQAPQPARS is encoded by the coding sequence ATGGCCACAGTAATCCTCGTGCGGCACGGGCGCACCACCGCGAATGCCGACGGCACGCTGGCGGGGCGCACCCCCGGGGTGCTGCTCGACGACATCGGGCGCGCCCAAGCGGCCCTCACGGGCGAACGGCTGGCCGTGGTGCCGCTGGTCGGGGTGGTCTCGAGCCCCCTCGAACGCTGCCGGCAGACGTCACAGCTCATCCTCGACCACCAGACCGGCTCGCCGGCCGCTCCGGTCGACGAGGACATCACCGAGTGCGATTACGGGCAGTGGCAGGGGCGAGCCCTCAGCGAGCTGGCCAAGGAGCCCCTGTGGTCGGTGGTGCAGGCGCAGCCGTCAGCCGCGGTGTTCCCGGGCGGAGAGTCGCTCGCGGCGATGCAATCGCGTGCGGTGGCCGCGATCCGGCGTCACGACGCGGCATTCGAGGCGGAGCACGGCCCGGGCGCGGTGTGGGTGGCGGTGAGCCATGGCGACATCATCAAGTCGATTCTGGCCGACGCGCTCGGCATGCACCTCGACCTCTTTCAGCGCATCAACGTCGGTCCCGCGTCGGTCTCGATCGTGCGCTACGGGACCAGCCGCCCGAGCGTGCATGCCGCCAACACCGATGCGGGCGACCTCTCCTGGCTGGCCGCCAGCACCCCCGCGGCCGACGCGCCGGTCGGTGGCGGGGCCGGCACTCAGGCGCCTCAGCCCGCGCGCTCGTAA
- a CDS encoding DUF3090 domain-containing protein — MPTILHEFAWPDRVVVGTVGTPGSRTFYFQVRSGAKIVSVGLEKQQSALLAEKIDEILDQLMTGEGNPFSIPTNTPIELVDNDPLEQPVEEEFRAGAMSLGWDPTTAQVVIEAYPVVLDDNDDPEMVVMEPTEMLLVRMPVGTARAFAKRTREVVGAGRPLCPLCANPVDADGHSCTLPDSPW, encoded by the coding sequence ATGCCCACAATCCTCCATGAGTTCGCCTGGCCCGACCGCGTCGTTGTCGGCACTGTCGGCACCCCCGGATCCCGCACGTTCTACTTCCAGGTGCGCAGCGGAGCGAAGATCGTCAGCGTCGGGCTGGAGAAGCAGCAATCGGCCCTGCTCGCCGAGAAGATCGACGAGATCCTCGACCAGCTGATGACGGGCGAGGGCAACCCGTTCAGCATCCCGACCAACACCCCCATCGAGCTCGTCGACAACGACCCGCTCGAGCAGCCAGTCGAGGAGGAATTCCGGGCCGGGGCGATGAGCCTGGGCTGGGATCCCACGACGGCGCAGGTCGTGATCGAGGCCTACCCGGTCGTGCTGGACGACAACGACGATCCGGAGATGGTCGTTATGGAACCGACGGAGATGCTGCTGGTTCGGATGCCCGTCGGCACCGCCAGAGCATTCGCGAAGCGCACCCGAGAGGTGGTGGGGGCCGGTCGGCCGCTGTGCCCACTCTGCGCGAATCCCGTGGACGCGGACGGGCACTCCTGTACCCTCCCCGACTCGCCCTGGTGA
- a CDS encoding carbohydrate ABC transporter permease gives MRTSDRRFALWLMAPAAAFLAAFVLWPLIRFVSNSFFEISPMAGGPREFVGFDNFADALASPAFQGASARTLLYTVIVVSLEFAFGLAIALIFASLGERSAVFRTLFMYPLMIAPVVAGLLWRFLLIDNFGIVNELLQNAGILNQASDIGWLSDPDIALFAVALPDVWLTTSFITLVLFAGLQNVPGDIIEAAKLDGARFHTLLFRIIIPLLRPVIAVALIVRGIDAARAFDIILIQTNGGPQESTTTLSLLIYRTMTRYGDPGLASAMGTMFLIAMLIVATFAIYAIWRPGSDK, from the coding sequence GTGCGCACTTCCGACCGCCGTTTCGCCTTATGGCTTATGGCTCCAGCCGCTGCTTTCCTCGCGGCATTCGTTCTCTGGCCGCTCATTCGCTTCGTGTCGAACAGCTTTTTCGAGATCTCGCCGATGGCTGGCGGCCCCCGCGAGTTCGTGGGTTTCGACAACTTCGCCGACGCGCTGGCGTCGCCGGCGTTCCAAGGGGCGTCGGCACGAACCCTGCTCTACACCGTCATTGTCGTGTCTCTCGAATTCGCCTTCGGTCTGGCTATCGCTCTAATCTTCGCGTCGCTCGGCGAACGCTCCGCCGTCTTCCGCACCCTCTTCATGTACCCGCTTATGATTGCGCCGGTCGTTGCCGGTCTTCTCTGGCGCTTCCTCCTCATCGACAACTTCGGGATCGTCAACGAGCTGCTCCAGAATGCGGGCATCCTGAACCAGGCGAGCGACATCGGGTGGCTCAGCGACCCGGACATCGCACTGTTCGCGGTTGCCCTTCCCGACGTGTGGCTGACGACCTCATTCATCACCCTTGTGCTCTTCGCAGGCCTGCAGAATGTGCCCGGAGACATCATCGAAGCGGCCAAATTGGACGGCGCCCGGTTTCACACGCTGTTGTTCCGGATCATCATCCCGTTGCTCCGACCGGTGATCGCGGTCGCGCTCATTGTTCGCGGTATCGATGCGGCTCGCGCCTTCGACATCATCCTCATTCAGACCAATGGCGGACCTCAGGAAAGCACAACGACGTTGAGTCTTCTCATCTACCGCACCATGACCAGATATGGCGATCCGGGGCTCGCGAGCGCCATGGGCACCATGTTCCTCATAGCGATGCTGATCGTGGCGACGTTCGCCATCTATGCCATCTGGCGACCAGGGAGTGACAAGTGA